One region of Myxosarcina sp. GI1 genomic DNA includes:
- the ndhL gene encoding NAD(P)H-quinone oxidoreductase subunit L: MTLLTETNLVALIYLVLSGTYLLVLPGLVYFYLKNRWYTASSVERFIMYLFVFLCFPGMLLLSPFLNFRPKRRDLKA; this comes from the coding sequence ATGACGCTATTAACAGAAACTAATTTAGTTGCCCTAATATACCTGGTTTTGAGTGGGACGTATTTGCTGGTATTGCCAGGTTTAGTTTATTTCTATTTAAAAAATCGCTGGTATACAGCTAGTTCGGTCGAGCGATTTATCATGTATCTATTTGTGTTTCTCTGCTTCCCTGGAATGCTACTACTCAGTCCATTTCTTAACTTTCGTCCCAAACGTCGAGATCTCAAAGCCTAA
- a CDS encoding RNA polymerase sigma factor, RpoD/SigA family, with protein sequence MTTAKSAVRDSYNFNAAGLTIEEEPSTAENLKLVEAEYSEEDNNFYLTGNRRSNLEDNIGAFFKEMARYPLLTAEEEIHLANDVKMMVKVEATRQQLKKQLDRNPSTTELSQALTLESERQLKLILYRGRVAKRKMIRSNLRLVVSIAKRYLNRGVPFLDLIQEGAIGLNRATEKFDPNKGYKFSTYAYWWIRQAITRTIANDARTIRLPIHIVEKLNKLKKAQRHLKQQLQRNPNETELAEELKISLSQLRQLLELRRQSLSLNHRVGKAEDTELVDLLEDSELQLPEERMSESMMRQEITDVLNDVLTEREKDVICLRYGLTNDRSYTLEEVGKVFNLSRERVRQIQSKAMRKLRRPQVARRLKGWLQ encoded by the coding sequence ATGACTACCGCCAAATCAGCCGTTCGAGATAGCTATAACTTTAATGCTGCGGGGCTAACGATTGAAGAAGAACCTTCAACTGCTGAAAATTTAAAATTAGTTGAAGCCGAATATTCAGAAGAAGATAATAATTTCTATTTGACTGGTAATCGCCGCAGCAACCTCGAAGATAATATCGGTGCTTTTTTTAAAGAAATGGCTCGTTATCCTTTGCTCACAGCAGAGGAAGAAATTCATTTAGCCAACGATGTCAAAATGATGGTTAAAGTGGAAGCAACACGTCAACAGCTAAAAAAACAGTTAGATAGAAATCCCAGTACGACAGAACTATCACAAGCTTTAACCTTAGAATCAGAACGTCAGTTAAAGCTAATTTTATATCGCGGTAGAGTTGCCAAACGCAAAATGATTCGCTCTAATCTGCGTCTGGTAGTTTCTATAGCCAAACGTTATCTCAATCGCGGCGTTCCTTTTTTAGACTTAATTCAAGAAGGCGCGATCGGTTTGAATAGAGCTACAGAAAAATTCGATCCCAATAAAGGATATAAATTTTCTACTTATGCTTACTGGTGGATACGGCAGGCAATTACTAGAACCATTGCCAACGATGCTCGCACTATTCGATTACCAATTCACATAGTAGAAAAACTTAATAAGCTTAAAAAGGCACAGCGTCACCTCAAACAACAGCTACAGCGTAACCCTAATGAAACCGAACTGGCTGAAGAATTAAAAATTTCCCTGTCACAATTGCGTCAGCTACTCGAACTACGCCGTCAATCTCTATCTTTAAATCATCGAGTAGGAAAAGCAGAAGATACCGAGTTAGTAGATTTATTAGAAGATAGCGAGTTGCAGCTACCTGAAGAACGCATGAGTGAATCGATGATGCGTCAGGAAATTACCGATGTTCTTAATGACGTACTTACAGAAAGAGAAAAAGACGTTATTTGTTTGCGTTATGGACTAACCAACGATCGCTCGTATACTTTAGAGGAAGTTGGTAAGGTGTTTAATCTATCTCGCGAAAGGGTGCGTCAGATACAAAGTAAAGCAATGCGAAAGTTACGCCGTCCGCAAGTAGCTCGTCGGTTAAAAGGATGGTTGCAATAA
- a CDS encoding DUF3007 family protein yields the protein MRRIDAIAIAFGIFLTGGIVYLVLQVLGINSVSAGIWTQTLLVVGLLGWCLTYLFRVGTKNMTYNQQLKDYEDAVLQKRLEEMSPEEIERLQTEVEREKENSASSESASE from the coding sequence ATGCGAAGAATAGATGCGATCGCGATCGCTTTTGGTATTTTTCTAACGGGTGGTATCGTCTATTTAGTGCTGCAAGTATTGGGAATAAACAGCGTCAGTGCTGGAATCTGGACTCAAACTCTGTTGGTAGTTGGCTTATTGGGTTGGTGTTTGACTTATTTGTTCCGAGTAGGTACTAAAAACATGACTTACAATCAACAACTCAAAGACTATGAAGATGCCGTTTTGCAAAAGCGACTGGAAGAAATGAGTCCAGAAGAAATCGAGCGTCTGCAAACAGAGGTAGAAAGAGAAAAAGAAAATTCTGCTTCTTCTGAGTCTGCTTCGGAATAA